The Bartonella sp. HY328 genome contains the following window.
GCTGCCATATCGCAATTTAACGGATCAAAACCTAATTCAAGATCATTAGCGATCGCACGATGCAAGCTACCATCTTCATTTTGACCACGCGGAACACGTACCAAAGCGACTAACAGATCCGTTAATTGCTTGCCCGTTGGCGCCGCACCAAAAACATGCAAACCATCTCTAATTTGCAATTCTTTCAAATCACATAAAAAAGCATCAAGTTTTTGCAAGGCAAGATCCTCATCATCTTGCCCTTTAATTCCTGCGTCACTGCCAATACCTGTTATGTCAACCAGTTGTAAAATTTGGTCTTTTAGCTTCAATAAGCGGCGGGGATCAACTCCAGATGCCTCATAATATTCATCCACCAAGATTTCTAAATCTTTAAGCGGCCCATAACTTTCAGCGCGGGTTAATGGCGGTGTCATGTGATCGATTATCACCGCACTTGATCGGCGTTTAGCTTGTGTCCCCTCACCTGGATCATTGACGATAAAGGGATAAATATGCGGTGTTGCACCAAGTGCTAATTCTGGATAACAATTGTGCGATAGTGCTAATGCTTTACCTGGTAACCATTCCAAATTGCCATGCTTACCCATATGCACAATGGCATCTGCCCCATAGACATGGCGCAGCCAAAAATAAAATGCCATATAGTGATGTGATGGCGCAATATCAGGGGCATGGTAAACTTGTTTGGCATCCATACCAAAAGCTCGCTCAGGCTGTAATGCAACCACTATTTTACCAAAGAACAGGACGGGAAGCGCAAAAGCATCATCAACAATAAATGCATCCCCCTGCGGGTCCCCCCAGCGCTCATTCATTTCAGCTTGTGTGTTCTGCGGTAATTGTGCAAATAATTGGCGATAATTCTCAAGAGACAGGGACACACAAATAATGCGGGCCTTTACGCCTTCATTGGTTGGCCCTTTGATCAGCTTTTCCATAAGAGCAAGTGGTGTTTCAGGAATATTTTCAACATCATAGCCATTATTTTGTAGAGCATTCAATACAAGATGGGTGGCTGCAGGTGTATCAAGACCAACGCCATGTCCCAAACGGCCATCCCCCCCCGGATAATTGGCCATAACTAATGCAATTTTTCGCTCAATTGGCGTTTTTTTGCCAAGTTTGATCCAATTTTTTGCTAAATCAGCAACAAAATCAACGCGATTCTGCTGTATCTGGTGGCGAATAATATTAGCTTCCACCTCTTCGTCGAAAAACTCTGCCGCTTTAAAGGATATAGCACGGGTTAAAACACGGCCGTCAACTTCCGGCAAAGAGACATTCATGGCAATGTCTCGTGCTGGCAAACCACGAGTTGATGATTGCCAAGTCGCCTTATCACTACCTGATAAAACCACTTGCAATACCATATTATGATATTTATCAAGCACTGTACCGGTTGCGTCGCCATTTAATGACGAAACTGCAAAACCCGTTGTATTGAGAATAAGCGCTGGTGGGCACTGGCTTAACAATTCTTCAAGGATAGCAACGCTTAAACTGTCTTTTAAACTGCTTAAAAAAAGTGGCAACGGTGCAACACCGCGCTGCTGTAAAGCTTCCACTATTGCTGCAATAGGCTCAGTTTGTCCACTTTGAACAAGAGCGCGGTAAAAAGTTATTGGCACAATAGGACTATTGGCAACTAACCCATTTCCTTGCCAATTTTTTTGAATTTCTGTCAAGCTAGGATTAGCAAGATTGGGCCACCAAAGTCCCGCTTTCATTAAAGGTTTTGCGTCAATTGGACGTTCATTTTTTCCTAATATAAAACCACAATATTTGAGAAAATTCTGGGCATTAAAGCTGCCACCTTCAATCAAATACTGCCATAAGGCATCGCAATCTTGGCGAGCAATGTTACAAAAACGCATCAAAGTTGGATCTGGTTTATCATCACCTGGCAAAACCACCAATTTAATATCATGCTCACAAGCGGCAGCGTAAAGCGTTTCCAAACCATAGGGCCAATAACTTACGCCGCCAATAACACGTACAACAATAAGGCGAGCGAATTTTGCGGTTCGCTCAACATACTGGTCCACCGACATCGGGTGTGAAAGAGCCATTAAATTTGCTAAGCGTAATGAATAAGCTTTATCTAAAAGCACAGATTTCGCTGCGGCTAAGCTGCATAACTCCGTATCAGCCGATGATAGAAAAATAACCTCACCTGCCGATTGGCCAAGATCAATTGCCTCATCAGCGTCGCTGATTGCACCTTTTTGCGCCAGTAAAAGATGCATTATTAGGTCTTATCAGCTAGTTGTTGAATGGAGTTTGTAATTTTTGTAGCATCCATATCATGCAATCCAATCACAACTAAGCGACTTAAACCCTTTTCACCTTCATTAAGTGGACGATCATAGTAATGTTGAATACGACTGCCAACAGCTTGAACAACAAGGCGCATGGCTTTGCCTTTAACCGCCATAAAACCCTTAAGGCGTAAAATATCATTGTCACTTATAATATTTTTTAATCTATCAACAAAAAGGCTTGGATTGGTGATTTCACCAAGCTCAACCACAAAACTCTCAAATTCATCATGACTATGGGCTTCCCCTTCTTCATGATGCATCTCATGATGGGATTTACGATTTTCAATGTCGCTTTCTGTGCCAATATTTAAACCAAGCAATATATCTGCACCAAGTTTGCCAAAATTAGCAGCAACCATATTAGCAACCCGTTCGCCATGGGCTGCAATAGTTTCTTTAACTTCTGCTAATTGCTGCTCATCAATTAAGTCAGTTTTATTCAAGACAATGAGGTCCGCAGCCTTTATTTGGTCTTCAAAGAGTTCTTCTAATGGGCTTTCATGGTCTAGCGATTCATCAGTTGCACGTTGGGCAGCAATCTTATCATGGTCATCGGCAAAGCGTCCCTCAGCAACCGCCGCACTATCAACAACGGTAATAACGCCATCAACGGTTACGGATGTTTTAATTTCAGGCCAATTAAAAGCTGCCACCAAGGGCTGAGGCAGGGCAAGCCCAGATGTTTCAATAATAATATGATCAGGCCGCTCACTACGTGCCAATATCTTGGTCATTGCAGGTATAAAATCATCAGCAACGGTACAACAAATACAACCATTATTTAGCTCGATAACATCTTCTTCCTTGCAATTTTCAATTCCACAACTTTTAAGCAGATTACCATCAACGCCAAAATCACCAAATTCATTAATAATCAAAGCTATCCGTTTACCATTCGCATTTTCAAGCAAATGACGGATCATAGTTGTTTTACCAGATCCCAAAAAACCTGTGATGACGGTGGTCGGAATTTTGGTTGTTAGTAATGTCATAACTAATTACCCTTTAATTGGATTGGAAGTCCTGCTGCAATAAAATAAACATTATCAGCATAGCTAGCAATTTTTTGATTGAGCTCACCGGCAAAGTCGCGAAACTGCCGGCCTAGTTTGTTGTCTGGCACTATACCCAAGCCTACTTCATTAGCAACAAAAACAAGATGGGATTGATTGTTTTCAAGTTGGTTTAACAAAGCATTTTGATAGGCTGCAATATCATAGCCATTAAGCATTAAATTGCTAAGCCATAATGTCAAGCAATCAACCAGAATAATATTATCCGGGCTATTCAAGTTTTTGAGTGCTACACCCAACTCTAATGGACATTCTAAAGTTTGCCAATAATCTTTTCGCCGTTCTTTGTGCAACTGAATTCGACTTTTCATCTCGTCATCGAAGGCTTGTGCTGTCGCTAAATAAACCGCTGTTAAATCTGTTTGTAAAACTAAATTTTCTGCGAATACTGATTTTCCAGAACGCGTTCCTCCTAGAACCAAATCAATGCGTGCCATATTACCTTCCCTATATTAAGATCTGCGTTATTTTATAAATGTTCTAAAAAGACCAATCTTTTTCTTTATGGTTGTATTCAAGCTCTTCACAAGCTTTATAAATTAAACTAGACCTTATCGGTGATTAAGCATGACTGCGGTAAAACTATATCATTATTTTTTCAAGGTATTCCTAAAAAACTCTTGATTAAAAGTGAAATTAATATGGACGTATTTTATGACTGACCCAATTAACACGATTGAATTAGAAAAAATGGAGCCAATTGCATCGCAATCTTATCGCGATGCGATGAGCCATTTTGCAGCTGCTGTCCATATTGTAACAACTGATGGACTTGCTGGAAAGCGAGCTACCACTATATCAGCTTGCTGCTCGTTATCAGATTCGCCGCCTACACTATTGGTGTGCTTAATGAAAACTCATTCAAATAATCGCTTTTTTATCGACAATGGTCGATTTTGTATAAATACACTCGCAAGTAATTCACAAAATCTTTCTGATATATTTGGCGGGCGCACCACTATTCCGCCAGAAGAGCGTTTTGAAAAGGCTAAATGGCAGACTTTAAAAACGGGAGCACCAGCTCTAATTGGCGCGCTCGCTTCATTTGATTGCCGACTTGTTGGTTGGCATGAACATGACACTCATTATGTGCTTTACGGTGCTGTCGTTGATATTCAAATAGCTGACGCCGATGATGCTTTAATCTATTTAAACCGAGC
Protein-coding sequences here:
- a CDS encoding flavin reductase family protein, with the protein product MTDPINTIELEKMEPIASQSYRDAMSHFAAAVHIVTTDGLAGKRATTISACCSLSDSPPTLLVCLMKTHSNNRFFIDNGRFCINTLASNSQNLSDIFGGRTTIPPEERFEKAKWQTLKTGAPALIGALASFDCRLVGWHEHDTHYVLYGAVVDIQIADADDALIYLNRAYHYLPLKSDKNV
- the cobN gene encoding cobaltochelatase subunit CobN; translation: MHLLLAQKGAISDADEAIDLGQSAGEVIFLSSADTELCSLAAAKSVLLDKAYSLRLANLMALSHPMSVDQYVERTAKFARLIVVRVIGGVSYWPYGLETLYAAACEHDIKLVVLPGDDKPDPTLMRFCNIARQDCDALWQYLIEGGSFNAQNFLKYCGFILGKNERPIDAKPLMKAGLWWPNLANPSLTEIQKNWQGNGLVANSPIVPITFYRALVQSGQTEPIAAIVEALQQRGVAPLPLFLSSLKDSLSVAILEELLSQCPPALILNTTGFAVSSLNGDATGTVLDKYHNMVLQVVLSGSDKATWQSSTRGLPARDIAMNVSLPEVDGRVLTRAISFKAAEFFDEEVEANIIRHQIQQNRVDFVADLAKNWIKLGKKTPIERKIALVMANYPGGDGRLGHGVGLDTPAATHLVLNALQNNGYDVENIPETPLALMEKLIKGPTNEGVKARIICVSLSLENYRQLFAQLPQNTQAEMNERWGDPQGDAFIVDDAFALPVLFFGKIVVALQPERAFGMDAKQVYHAPDIAPSHHYMAFYFWLRHVYGADAIVHMGKHGNLEWLPGKALALSHNCYPELALGATPHIYPFIVNDPGEGTQAKRRSSAVIIDHMTPPLTRAESYGPLKDLEILVDEYYEASGVDPRRLLKLKDQILQLVDITGIGSDAGIKGQDDEDLALQKLDAFLCDLKELQIRDGLHVFGAAPTGKQLTDLLVALVRVPRGQNEDGSLHRAIANDLELGFDPLNCDMAAPWQGKRPQILADVTVDPWRSFGDSVERIELLAASLVDKTIICPAWLPQTQIILKKIDTFLRPLVESCGNAEMQALLTALNGKFVAPGPSGAPTRGRLDVLPTGRNFYSVDNRAVPTPAAWDLGFRSAELLIKRYVQDHGEWPKALGLTVWGTSNMRTGGDDIAQALALIGVKPLWDMASRRVTGYEIIPLEKLCRPRVDVTLRISGFFRDAFPDQLVLLDQAIRAVGALDEEEAYNPIAANMKGDIAHFMEEGYGLTYQQAIQKAGYRIFGAKPGHYGTGLQELLDSGEWDKRDDLGKAWLANSDHAYGIGEGETASAELNARMVALQLVVQNQDNREHDLLDSGEYYAFEGGMAAAAATQSGLWPQIYHNDLSRPERPLIKTLEEEIARTLRGRAINPKWIASAMRHGFKGGVEMAASVDYLFAFAATTNAVRSEHFEAIYNAYINDDMVRSFLTEQNPAALREIAQKLNEALDRGLWIGRSNSAAFQLEELQNKGE
- the cobU gene encoding bifunctional adenosylcobinamide kinase/adenosylcobinamide-phosphate guanylyltransferase is translated as MARIDLVLGGTRSGKSVFAENLVLQTDLTAVYLATAQAFDDEMKSRIQLHKERRKDYWQTLECPLELGVALKNLNSPDNIILVDCLTLWLSNLMLNGYDIAAYQNALLNQLENNQSHLVFVANEVGLGIVPDNKLGRQFRDFAGELNQKIASYADNVYFIAAGLPIQLKGN
- the cobW gene encoding cobalamin biosynthesis protein CobW → MTLLTTKIPTTVITGFLGSGKTTMIRHLLENANGKRIALIINEFGDFGVDGNLLKSCGIENCKEEDVIELNNGCICCTVADDFIPAMTKILARSERPDHIIIETSGLALPQPLVAAFNWPEIKTSVTVDGVITVVDSAAVAEGRFADDHDKIAAQRATDESLDHESPLEELFEDQIKAADLIVLNKTDLIDEQQLAEVKETIAAHGERVANMVAANFGKLGADILLGLNIGTESDIENRKSHHEMHHEEGEAHSHDEFESFVVELGEITNPSLFVDRLKNIISDNDILRLKGFMAVKGKAMRLVVQAVGSRIQHYYDRPLNEGEKGLSRLVVIGLHDMDATKITNSIQQLADKT